In the genome of Euleptes europaea isolate rEulEur1 chromosome 7, rEulEur1.hap1, whole genome shotgun sequence, one region contains:
- the HORMAD1 gene encoding HORMA domain-containing protein 1 yields MAMAQKQRTSLSAVIFPNKISTEQQSLVLVKRLLAIAVSCITYLRGIFPECAYGTRYLDDLCVKILREDKNCPSSAQLVKWMLGCYDALQKRYLRLIVLAVYTNQEDPQTITECYQFKFKYTDKGPEMDFVSKHQGDNSNITCADTKKASILLLRKIYVLMQNLGPLPDDVCLTMKLFYYDEVTPLDYQPPGFKEGDCEEMVFEGEPIYLNVGEVPTPFHMLKVKVTTEKDRMENIDRAILKQSDLLTPPKAQQLNEGQEDHNTDEDFITENKMREQKNEAALHIRELNLTCEEDNAMKIEESQNLSIDNSQVEHLINNTSHLKVSEGKTRSGRIFQRYEVYNFEFSSSQDSGPKRRRFSEPKEQF; encoded by the exons ATGGCGATGGCACAGAAGCAACGAACTTCATTG AGTGCAGTGATATTCCCTAACAAGATATCAACTGAGCAGCAATCGCTAGTATTAGTGAAGAGACTGCTGGCAATAGCTGTATCCTGCATTACTTATCTAAGAGGGATCTTTCCAGAATGTGCATATGGAACAAGATATCTAGATG ACCTTTGTGTGAAAATACTGAGGGAAGACAAAAattgtccaagctctgctcagctAGTGAAATG GATGTTAGGCTGCTATGATGCACTGCAGAAAAGATAT CTCAGGTTGATCGTCTTAGCA GTCTACACCAATCAGGAGGATCCTCAG ACAATTACAGAATGCTACCAGTTTAAGTTCAAATACACTGACAAAGGACCAGAGATGGATTTTGTAAG TAAACATCAAGGGGACAATTCCAACATCACATGTGCGGATACAAAGAAAGCAAGCATCTTGCTGCTAAGGAAgatttatgttcttatgcaaaatTTGGGTCCTCTACCTGATGATGTCTGTCTGACAATGAAACTCTTCTATTATGATGAAG TTACCCCATTGGACTATCAGCCGCCTGGTTTCAAAGAAGGTGATTGTGAAGAGATGGTATTTGAAGGGGAGCCTATATATCTAAATGTGGGTGAGGTCCCCACCCCTTTTCATATGCTGAAAGTTAAAGTGACCACAGAGAAGGACCGGATGGAGAACATTGACAGGGCCATACTAAAGCAAAGTGATTTGTTGACACCTCCAAAGGCACAGCAGCTCAATGAAGGACAGGAGGACCACAACACAGAC GAGGATTTCATTACAGAAAATAAAATGAGGGAGCAAAAAAATGAGGCGGCTTTGCACATTAGAG AACTCAATTTAACATGTGAAGAAGATAACGCTATGAAAATAGAAGAAAGCCAAAATTTGTCTATCGATAATTCTCAG GTAGaacatctaataaacaatacTTCACATCTTAAAGTATCTGAGGGCAAGACTCGAAGTGGAAGGATATTTCAACGCTATGAA GTCTATAATTTTGAATTCTCTTCCAGTCAAGATTCGGGTCCTAAGCGGAGAAGATTTAGTGAACCCAAGGAGCAGTTTTAG